From a single Alloactinosynnema sp. L-07 genomic region:
- a CDS encoding universal stress protein: MTTLTVGVDHRDLSVAVLAVAADLGTRLDADLHILHAVDLRDYPVDPDADDWESHADTALTALRDTVRDALTGFPGRWAFDVKIGEPAPVLRTAAEELDATMIIVGHHRHWNPGRVTRGSVGTALARTTHRPVLLVPEAP, from the coding sequence ATGACCACGCTGACGGTCGGCGTCGACCACCGCGACCTCAGCGTCGCGGTCCTCGCCGTCGCCGCCGACCTAGGCACCCGCCTCGACGCCGACCTGCACATCCTGCACGCCGTCGACCTGCGCGACTACCCAGTCGACCCCGACGCCGACGACTGGGAGTCGCACGCCGACACCGCGCTCACCGCCCTACGCGACACGGTCCGCGACGCCCTGACCGGGTTCCCGGGACGGTGGGCGTTCGACGTCAAGATCGGCGAACCGGCCCCGGTCCTGCGCACCGCCGCGGAAGAACTCGACGCTACCATGATCATCGTCGGCCACCACCGGCACTGGAACCCTGGCCGAGTCACCCGTGGCTCAGTCGGAACCGCACTTGCCCGCACAACCCACCGGCCCGTGCTGCTCGTCCCGGAGGCACCATGA
- a CDS encoding ArsR/SmtB family transcription factor, whose product MRLPILLAMDAVFRALADPHRRRLLDKLNERNGQSLRELSEGLAMTRQAVSKHLDVLSAAGLVTAVKHGREKWHYLNPVPVHEIADRWIGRYERGRMTALSHLKHALEGPPMSKPEFVYVTYIQTTADKIYRALTDPEFIKIYMGGTGPESDWTVGSPIKWKSNPAGEFEDLDQKVLEAIPGKRLSYTWHTLQPMHRDLFTSDEEFAEALKEKSRVTFDIEPAAIPMMGIKLTITHDGFDSPDSKMLEGVQDGWTMILSALKTLLEGGKLVADQED is encoded by the coding sequence ATGCGGTTGCCTATTCTGCTCGCGATGGACGCGGTGTTCCGAGCCTTGGCCGACCCCCACCGCAGGCGCCTGCTCGACAAACTCAACGAGCGCAACGGGCAAAGCCTGCGGGAACTGAGCGAGGGCTTGGCGATGACCAGGCAAGCCGTGAGCAAACACCTCGACGTGCTGTCCGCCGCGGGCCTGGTCACCGCCGTCAAGCACGGCCGCGAGAAATGGCACTACCTCAACCCCGTGCCCGTCCACGAGATCGCAGACCGGTGGATCGGACGCTACGAACGCGGCCGCATGACCGCGCTGTCGCACCTCAAGCATGCCCTGGAAGGACCTCCGATGAGCAAGCCGGAATTCGTCTACGTCACCTACATCCAGACCACCGCGGACAAGATCTATCGCGCGCTCACCGACCCGGAGTTCATCAAGATCTACATGGGCGGCACCGGGCCTGAGTCGGACTGGACGGTGGGCTCGCCGATCAAGTGGAAGTCCAACCCCGCGGGCGAATTCGAGGATCTGGACCAGAAAGTCCTCGAAGCGATCCCCGGCAAGCGACTGTCCTACACGTGGCACACCCTGCAGCCGATGCACCGCGACCTCTTCACAAGCGACGAGGAGTTCGCCGAGGCGCTCAAGGAGAAGTCCAGGGTCACCTTCGACATCGAGCCCGCGGCGATCCCGATGATGGGCATCAAGCTGACCATCACCCACGACGGCTTCGACAGCCCGGACAGCAAGATGCTCGAAGGAGTCCAGGACGGTTGGACGATGATCCTTTCCGCGCTGAAGACGTTGCTGGAAGGCGGAAAGCTCGTCGCCGACCAGGAGGACTGA
- a CDS encoding alpha/beta fold hydrolase codes for MITTLPDGTAIHYTDSGGTNPAIILLHGGLVTGELMWSAHLPTLSSHYRVIVPDTRGHGLSDNPAGHFAYDLFADDCAALITELGLNRPAVVGYSDGAQIALELGLRKPELVSALVLGGVVVEQSEQYRDALAAIGFSTPGEVDIDLFERTIPGFLDVIKKLHGADYVPTFMANTSRLWLTLPTYTDQQLAGIPVPTLIITGDRDEDVLTQAPRLCRTIPNAELAVIPGADHAAVERPLFADITIDFLTRSGKPTETP; via the coding sequence ATGATCACCACCCTGCCGGACGGCACCGCGATCCACTACACCGACAGCGGCGGCACCAATCCGGCGATCATCCTGCTCCACGGCGGCCTCGTCACCGGCGAACTCATGTGGTCAGCCCACCTCCCGACGCTGTCCAGCCACTATCGCGTGATCGTCCCCGACACCCGAGGCCACGGACTCAGCGACAACCCCGCAGGCCACTTCGCCTACGACCTGTTCGCCGACGACTGTGCCGCCCTCATCACCGAACTCGGGCTGAACCGCCCCGCCGTCGTCGGCTACAGCGACGGCGCGCAGATCGCCCTCGAACTCGGACTCCGCAAACCAGAACTGGTGTCCGCACTCGTCCTCGGCGGTGTCGTCGTCGAACAAAGCGAGCAGTACCGCGACGCCCTCGCCGCGATCGGGTTCAGCACACCGGGCGAAGTCGACATCGACCTGTTCGAGCGCACGATCCCCGGCTTCCTCGACGTGATCAAGAAACTCCACGGCGCCGACTACGTGCCCACGTTCATGGCCAACACCTCACGCCTGTGGCTGACCCTGCCGACCTACACCGACCAACAACTCGCGGGCATCCCCGTGCCAACGCTGATCATCACCGGCGACCGTGATGAGGACGTCCTCACCCAAGCACCCCGCCTGTGCCGAACCATCCCCAACGCCGAACTCGCCGTGATCCCCGGCGCCGATCACGCCGCCGTCGAACGACCCTTGTTCGCCGACATCACCATCGACTTCCTCACCCGCTCAGGCAAGCCCACGGAAACTCCGTAG
- a CDS encoding helix-turn-helix transcriptional regulator gives MRHRSTVLVGRDNEIRAVERALTAARAGQGGTIFLVGESGIGKSRLTAAAIESAFAAGMGLMRGRASAIGPMAPFRPLTEAILFLLRADPVDPADLGPYGPILGRLVPGWGEPPAGGDSLVVLAEAVLRLTGHVGRDRGCLITLDDLHDADPETLAVLEYLVDNVDLQPTLLLGAIRDQDSAALTMARAAAQRGRCTVIDLDRLTRDDLRRLTATCLDIDTAQIPAAAVDLLLAGSAGIPFIAEELLTTMIDDAVLVSDGDTWSVAQDSRAAMTSALSRPLARRVAQLGPRIQRLLSVAAVFGPRFPLGVVQHVTAMSDRDLLSLLQGDGAAQLVAPDEHTADWYTFHHQLGREAVLAQLDPDERATLAGSVADAVETVNPGLPGEWCEVTAALRLDAGDNDAAGRLFAEVGRRALALGAATSAVALLDRAWTLLTHSDAATRATTLEQLVLALAEAGLMERALASVETLDQVGGLTARRRADLHTRLAWAATVAGNTADGLVQVEAARALLGDDSSAEDVAPIDVVAAHLALDVPGPDQLDTAERLARQAATVAEAVPLPEVACQAWQLLGAIARHRDPTEATACLERARSLAVRHNLPIWEIHALIRLGNDDALRHGGLHRLERARDQASRAGAVTARYQAEASIALHTILRGDHGTAGAAIDRVLAATTRLKLVETTQYVLLLAAVLAAHRGNRRDMDAAIAEFRQWQGDPALHAPRVYGLAGTFCALLEEDRPRALADLTRAVASEDTGGSVFPLSGRHGLHLLLRVLGGEADWTDFLEVTANPACALRWDRQFTLFAQAILLGRAGKLPDATAAADDAIRAGAPYAMSHHLGLRLVAEPAIDAGWGDPIGWLRTAEDHFHRTEVPAVAGACRALLRRAGARVSQRREGAEDIPAELRSAGVTVREFEILTLLVGRLGNREIGDRLHLSPRTVERHVSSLITKTGLPNRIALGEFAAEIAGTPD, from the coding sequence GTGCGACACCGTTCGACAGTCCTGGTGGGTCGCGACAACGAGATCAGGGCGGTGGAGCGCGCGCTCACGGCGGCCCGCGCGGGCCAGGGTGGGACGATCTTCCTCGTCGGCGAGAGCGGCATCGGCAAGTCACGGCTCACCGCGGCCGCCATCGAGTCGGCGTTCGCCGCCGGGATGGGGCTGATGCGCGGCCGGGCCAGCGCCATCGGCCCGATGGCCCCGTTCCGGCCGCTCACCGAGGCGATCCTGTTCCTGCTGCGCGCCGATCCCGTCGACCCGGCCGACCTCGGGCCCTACGGCCCGATCCTGGGCAGGCTCGTCCCCGGCTGGGGTGAGCCGCCCGCGGGTGGGGACTCCCTCGTCGTGCTCGCCGAGGCCGTGCTGCGGCTCACCGGGCACGTCGGCCGCGACCGCGGCTGCCTGATCACCCTGGACGACCTGCACGACGCCGACCCCGAGACCCTGGCCGTCCTCGAGTACCTGGTCGACAACGTCGACCTGCAACCCACGTTGCTGCTCGGCGCCATCCGCGACCAGGACAGCGCCGCGCTCACCATGGCCCGCGCCGCGGCCCAACGCGGCCGCTGCACGGTCATCGACCTCGACCGGCTCACCCGCGACGACCTGCGCAGGCTGACCGCGACCTGTCTGGACATCGACACCGCCCAGATCCCCGCCGCCGCGGTCGACCTGCTGCTCGCGGGCAGCGCGGGCATCCCGTTCATCGCCGAGGAACTCCTCACCACGATGATCGACGACGCGGTCCTGGTCAGCGACGGCGACACCTGGTCGGTCGCCCAGGACTCGCGCGCGGCCATGACCTCGGCGCTGTCGCGGCCGTTGGCCCGCCGCGTCGCCCAACTCGGCCCCCGCATCCAACGGCTGCTGTCCGTCGCCGCGGTCTTCGGCCCCCGGTTCCCCCTCGGCGTCGTCCAGCACGTCACCGCCATGAGCGACCGCGACCTGCTCAGCCTCCTGCAAGGCGACGGCGCCGCCCAACTCGTCGCCCCCGACGAACACACCGCCGACTGGTACACCTTCCACCACCAGCTCGGCCGCGAAGCCGTCCTCGCCCAACTCGACCCCGACGAACGCGCCACCCTCGCCGGATCCGTCGCCGACGCCGTGGAGACCGTCAACCCCGGCCTGCCCGGCGAATGGTGCGAGGTGACCGCCGCGCTGCGCCTCGACGCCGGCGACAACGACGCCGCGGGCAGGCTGTTCGCCGAGGTCGGACGCCGCGCCCTGGCCCTGGGCGCGGCCACCTCCGCGGTCGCCCTGCTCGACCGGGCCTGGACCCTGCTCACCCACTCCGACGCCGCCACCCGCGCCACCACCCTCGAACAACTCGTGCTGGCCCTGGCCGAAGCGGGCCTGATGGAACGCGCCTTGGCCTCCGTCGAGACCCTCGACCAGGTCGGCGGCCTCACCGCCCGCCGCCGCGCCGACCTGCACACCCGCCTGGCCTGGGCGGCCACCGTCGCGGGCAACACCGCCGACGGCCTGGTCCAGGTCGAGGCCGCCCGCGCCCTGCTCGGTGACGACTCATCAGCCGAGGACGTCGCCCCGATCGACGTCGTCGCCGCCCATCTGGCCCTCGACGTGCCCGGCCCCGACCAACTCGACACCGCCGAACGCCTGGCCCGCCAGGCCGCCACCGTCGCCGAGGCCGTGCCACTGCCCGAGGTCGCCTGCCAGGCCTGGCAGCTGCTCGGCGCCATCGCCCGCCACCGCGACCCCACCGAGGCCACCGCCTGCCTCGAACGCGCCCGGTCGCTGGCCGTGCGCCACAACCTGCCGATCTGGGAGATCCACGCCCTGATCCGCCTCGGCAACGACGACGCCCTGCGCCACGGCGGCCTGCACCGCCTGGAACGGGCCCGCGACCAGGCCTCCCGAGCGGGCGCGGTCACCGCCCGCTACCAGGCCGAGGCCAGCATCGCCCTGCACACCATCCTGCGCGGCGACCACGGCACCGCGGGCGCCGCCATCGACCGCGTCCTGGCCGCCACGACCAGGTTGAAACTGGTGGAGACCACCCAGTACGTGCTCCTGCTCGCCGCCGTACTCGCCGCCCACCGCGGCAACCGCCGCGACATGGACGCCGCCATCGCCGAGTTCCGCCAATGGCAGGGCGACCCCGCCCTGCACGCCCCCCGCGTCTACGGCCTGGCAGGCACCTTCTGCGCACTGCTGGAGGAAGACCGCCCCCGCGCCTTGGCCGACCTGACCCGGGCCGTGGCCAGCGAGGACACCGGCGGCAGCGTGTTCCCGCTATCCGGTCGCCACGGACTGCACCTGCTGCTGCGAGTCCTCGGCGGCGAAGCGGACTGGACGGACTTCCTGGAGGTGACGGCCAACCCCGCGTGCGCCCTGCGCTGGGACCGCCAGTTCACCCTCTTCGCCCAAGCGATACTCCTGGGCCGCGCGGGCAAACTCCCCGACGCCACCGCCGCGGCCGACGACGCCATCCGCGCGGGCGCCCCCTATGCGATGAGCCACCACCTCGGCCTACGCCTGGTCGCCGAACCCGCCATCGACGCAGGCTGGGGCGACCCGATCGGCTGGCTGCGCACCGCGGAGGACCACTTCCACCGCACCGAGGTCCCCGCCGTGGCAGGCGCATGCCGAGCCCTCCTGCGCCGCGCGGGTGCCCGCGTCTCCCAACGGCGTGAAGGGGCCGAGGACATCCCCGCGGAACTGCGTTCGGCCGGGGTCACCGTCCGCGAGTTCGAGATCCTGACCCTGCTGGTGGGCCGCCTGGGCAACCGCGAGATCGGCGACAGACTGCACCTGTCGCCAAGAACCGTGGAACGACACGTCTCCAGCCTGATCACCAAGACCGGCCTGCCCAACCGCATAGCCCTTGGTGAATTCGCCGCCGAGATCGCAGGCACCCCCGACTAG
- a CDS encoding type 2 lanthipeptide synthetase LanM family protein, with product MSPATPAAALPDPTWWAPGLATHERLPAPSAATAPPETDPAYALRLADLGLLTDHALRAESPARLAARVPRPRWADTVEAAVRAAEPVDTDTDTADVDSPWQAAFGRILRPFVTLACGHLPADTADTVRAALAATLTDKLVAQSARALVSELHRHRAEGTLTGADSRARFHHFTRRLTEPKHLGELLAAYPVLARVLAQTATTTAESATELLTRLAADRADLVATLLDGTDPGPLTTVALGQGDPHGGGRTVAFVDFADGTRLVYKPRDCATQQRLAEFLTVLDTAAPGLAPRVPRVLTRTGYGWSEYVTAQPLPDEDAADRFYRRQGALLALLHALRAIDVHHENVIAHGEHPVLVDTETVFHPNLSITGTGDPAADALAASVHRTALLPIIIVGEEGAADLSGLGGGYGGRAPASTIDWLDAGTDRMRLTRRGYDIAGAGNRPRLHDADVEPGDHETAMLTGFRHAYDAIAAHRAEFTALAESCADLEIRVVTRPTWVYSTLLDETTHPDVLRDALDRDRALSVLCAGREHHPVLAQLTTHELNDLWAGDIPLFLGTAGGTELRTATGHRLPVPLPRSSVDTARATIADLSEVDRRDQEWIISATLATRGGTPAHPAADPVPGTASAAALHPDGLLAAACAVADQLVARGVPAGDRVNWLGLESVDDQWLVLPLGAALGTGHLGVALFLAQLTAATGITRYADLARHAIADLPALVEALTDRPDLVTAIGCGGMNGLGGIAYGLARLTALLDDPTLRTPATQAATLAAAAAADTTDIGWTTGLSGCLAALTAVDAELGVPTGPATRACADRLVLLTAIDKPTQADPADPHPTIQSPTASANLPGTSAAAGHLPDTSANHPHAPVAIGDVPGRPTNHLPGTVAIADAPGTPANHLPSTVAIGDLPGIPANHPLAPVAIGDAPDHPTNHVPDTAAAGDLPGIPANHLEALAAGVLPVAKTSVHTTAVTGDLPSTTNHRLPTPIGTDSGNPTDGDHTQPTTPASDHARPAVTADPGSSPTDPGPATNQHPDVDPSTTTSTTPPSAEIPTSDSLADRTGPAALSAAWALHRFGPDDHHRAAGTRLAAHALATDPAPDLPAGWCHGLAGRLLARTALPGPIPDSDINALASAPVRLDLSLCHGELGITEVLTAVADSAAVADTPRGAAARAVRRRGGLVLDVLRKHGPRCGVPGGVPTPGLLTGLAGIGYAMLRLAAPTQVPSALLLHPTPTSP from the coding sequence GTGAGCCCAGCCACCCCCGCAGCAGCGCTCCCGGACCCCACCTGGTGGGCCCCGGGACTGGCGACGCACGAACGGCTGCCCGCCCCGTCCGCCGCGACCGCGCCGCCGGAGACCGACCCGGCCTACGCCCTGCGGCTGGCCGACTTAGGGCTGCTCACCGACCACGCGCTGCGCGCCGAGTCCCCCGCGCGACTGGCCGCCAGGGTGCCCCGACCCCGCTGGGCCGACACCGTCGAGGCCGCCGTGCGCGCCGCCGAACCAGTCGACACCGACACCGACACCGCCGACGTCGACAGCCCGTGGCAGGCCGCGTTCGGCCGGATCCTGCGGCCCTTCGTCACCCTCGCCTGCGGCCACCTGCCCGCCGACACCGCCGACACCGTCCGCGCCGCGCTCGCCGCCACCCTCACCGACAAACTCGTCGCCCAGTCCGCGCGCGCCCTGGTCAGCGAACTGCACCGGCACCGCGCCGAAGGCACCCTCACCGGCGCCGACAGCCGCGCCCGCTTCCACCACTTCACCCGCCGCCTCACCGAACCCAAACACCTGGGCGAACTGCTCGCCGCCTACCCCGTGCTGGCCCGCGTCCTCGCCCAGACCGCGACCACCACCGCCGAGAGCGCCACCGAGCTGCTCACCCGCCTGGCCGCCGACCGCGCCGACCTGGTCGCCACCCTGCTCGACGGCACCGACCCCGGCCCACTCACCACCGTGGCCCTCGGCCAAGGCGACCCCCACGGCGGCGGCCGCACCGTGGCCTTCGTCGACTTCGCCGACGGCACCCGCCTGGTCTACAAACCCCGCGACTGCGCCACCCAGCAACGCCTCGCCGAATTCCTCACCGTGCTCGACACCGCCGCCCCCGGCCTGGCCCCCCGCGTGCCACGCGTGCTTACCCGCACCGGCTACGGCTGGTCGGAGTACGTCACGGCCCAGCCGCTGCCCGACGAGGACGCCGCCGACCGCTTCTACCGAAGACAAGGTGCCCTGCTGGCGCTGCTGCACGCGCTGCGCGCCATCGACGTCCACCACGAGAACGTCATCGCCCACGGCGAACACCCCGTGCTCGTCGACACCGAGACCGTCTTCCACCCCAACCTGTCGATCACCGGCACCGGCGACCCGGCCGCCGACGCGCTGGCCGCCTCCGTGCACCGCACCGCCCTGCTGCCGATCATCATCGTCGGTGAGGAAGGCGCCGCCGACCTGTCCGGCCTCGGCGGCGGATACGGCGGCCGAGCCCCCGCCAGCACCATCGACTGGCTCGACGCCGGCACCGACCGGATGCGCCTGACCCGCCGCGGCTACGACATCGCGGGCGCAGGCAACCGCCCCCGACTGCACGACGCCGACGTCGAACCCGGCGACCACGAGACCGCCATGCTCACCGGCTTCCGCCACGCCTACGACGCCATCGCCGCCCACCGCGCCGAGTTCACCGCACTCGCCGAGTCCTGCGCCGACCTGGAGATCCGCGTCGTCACCCGCCCCACCTGGGTCTACAGCACCCTGCTCGACGAGACCACCCACCCCGACGTCCTGCGCGACGCCCTCGACCGCGACCGCGCCCTGTCGGTGCTCTGCGCGGGCCGCGAACACCACCCCGTCCTCGCCCAGCTCACCACCCACGAACTGAACGACCTGTGGGCAGGCGACATCCCCCTGTTCCTCGGCACCGCGGGCGGCACCGAACTGCGCACCGCCACCGGCCACCGACTGCCCGTGCCCCTGCCCCGCAGCAGCGTCGACACCGCCCGCGCCACCATCGCCGACCTCAGCGAAGTCGACCGCCGCGACCAGGAATGGATCATCTCCGCCACCCTCGCCACCCGCGGCGGCACCCCCGCCCACCCCGCGGCCGACCCCGTCCCCGGCACCGCGTCCGCCGCCGCCCTGCACCCCGACGGCCTCCTCGCCGCCGCCTGCGCCGTCGCCGACCAACTCGTCGCCCGCGGCGTCCCGGCGGGCGACCGAGTCAACTGGCTCGGCCTGGAATCGGTCGACGACCAATGGCTGGTCCTGCCCCTGGGCGCGGCCCTGGGCACCGGCCACCTCGGCGTAGCCCTGTTCCTGGCCCAACTCACCGCCGCCACCGGCATCACCCGCTACGCCGACCTCGCCCGCCACGCCATCGCCGACCTCCCCGCCCTCGTCGAGGCCCTCACCGACCGCCCCGACCTGGTCACCGCCATCGGCTGCGGCGGCATGAACGGCCTGGGCGGCATCGCCTACGGCCTGGCCCGCCTCACGGCCCTGCTCGACGACCCCACCCTGCGCACCCCCGCCACCCAAGCCGCCACCCTCGCCGCCGCCGCGGCCGCCGACACCACCGACATCGGCTGGACCACCGGCCTCTCCGGCTGCCTGGCCGCCCTCACCGCCGTCGACGCCGAACTGGGCGTGCCCACCGGCCCCGCCACCCGCGCCTGCGCCGACCGCCTGGTCCTGCTGACCGCCATCGACAAGCCCACTCAGGCCGACCCCGCCGATCCACACCCCACCATCCAGTCCCCCACCGCCTCGGCGAACCTGCCGGGCACCTCAGCCGCCGCAGGCCACCTACCCGACACCTCGGCGAACCATCCCCACGCCCCAGTCGCGATAGGCGACGTACCCGGCCGCCCGACCAACCACCTGCCCGGCACAGTCGCCATAGCTGACGCTCCTGGCACCCCGGCCAACCACCTCCCCAGCACAGTCGCCATAGGCGACCTGCCCGGCATCCCGGCGAACCATCCCCTTGCCCCAGTGGCCATAGGCGACGCACCCGACCACCCGACCAACCACGTCCCCGACACAGCCGCCGCTGGCGACCTGCCCGGCATCCCGGCCAATCACCTCGAAGCGCTCGCCGCAGGCGTCCTACCTGTCGCCAAGACCAGCGTCCACACCACCGCGGTCACCGGCGATCTCCCCAGCACCACGAACCATCGCCTCCCAACCCCCATCGGCACCGACTCCGGCAACCCCACCGACGGCGACCACACCCAACCCACGACCCCCGCCTCCGATCACGCCCGCCCCGCGGTCACCGCCGACCCTGGGTCCTCACCCACCGATCCAGGTCCCGCGACCAACCAACATCCCGACGTCGACCCCTCGACCACCACCAGCACCACGCCCCCGTCCGCCGAGATCCCGACCAGCGATTCCCTCGCCGACCGCACCGGCCCCGCCGCGCTCAGCGCCGCCTGGGCGCTGCACCGCTTCGGCCCCGACGACCACCACCGCGCCGCGGGCACCCGCCTCGCCGCGCACGCCCTGGCCACCGATCCCGCCCCCGACCTGCCCGCAGGCTGGTGCCACGGCCTGGCGGGCAGGCTCCTGGCCCGCACCGCCCTGCCCGGCCCCATCCCCGACTCCGACATCAACGCCCTTGCCTCGGCGCCCGTGCGGCTGGACCTGTCGCTGTGCCACGGCGAACTCGGCATCACCGAGGTCCTCACCGCCGTCGCCGACAGTGCCGCCGTCGCCGACACCCCCCGCGGCGCCGCGGCCCGTGCCGTGCGCCGTCGCGGCGGGCTGGTGCTCGACGTCCTGCGCAAACACGGTCCGCGCTGCGGCGTGCCCGGCGGCGTGCCCACGCCCGGTCTGCTCACCGGCCTGGCCGGGATCGGCTACGCGATGCTGCGGCTGGCCGCCCCCACCCAGGTCCCGTCCGCTCTGCTGCTGCACCCCACACCCACATCACCGTGA
- a CDS encoding TRM11 family methyltransferase, whose translation MADYALLILPSTNRVYAEASVELTLAELQVFNQSVLDSRLGDLARTELGGVPYVTFTADTLSDTDIAYLANLSTLYALFRVDGKLLEPLHAHRLDAFDDDLITIQKYQGKTNELFTKLLLNVTLMSSARAHDMLDHRLRVLDPMCGRGTTLNQVIMYGWDAAGIDIDQKDFEAYATFIQTWLKRKRVKHQAEITRVRRDKHLLGRKLQVSIGLSKESYKAGDALALTYINADTVKTREFHRADSIDLIVTDAPYGVQHGSRAGQALQRSPLDLLREAAPIWAQVLRPGGSLGIAWNTNVASRADALEVLADAGLDPIDHGPYRSLAHRVDQAILRDIVIARRP comes from the coding sequence ATGGCCGACTACGCACTGCTGATCCTGCCCTCGACGAACCGCGTCTACGCCGAAGCGTCCGTCGAACTGACCCTGGCCGAGCTCCAGGTCTTCAACCAGTCCGTCTTGGACAGTCGCCTGGGCGACCTCGCCCGCACCGAACTCGGCGGCGTCCCCTACGTCACCTTCACCGCGGACACCCTCAGCGACACCGACATCGCCTACCTCGCGAACCTGTCGACGCTGTACGCCCTGTTCCGCGTCGACGGCAAACTCCTCGAACCCCTCCACGCACACCGGCTCGACGCCTTCGACGACGACCTGATCACCATCCAGAAATACCAGGGCAAGACCAACGAGCTGTTCACCAAACTCCTGCTCAACGTCACCCTCATGTCCTCAGCACGGGCCCACGACATGCTCGACCACCGCCTCCGCGTGCTCGACCCCATGTGCGGCCGAGGCACCACCCTCAACCAGGTCATCATGTACGGCTGGGACGCAGCGGGCATCGACATCGACCAGAAGGACTTCGAGGCCTACGCGACCTTCATCCAGACCTGGCTCAAACGCAAACGCGTCAAACACCAGGCCGAGATCACCCGCGTCCGCCGCGACAAACACCTCCTCGGCCGCAAACTCCAGGTATCCATCGGCCTCAGCAAGGAAAGCTACAAAGCAGGCGACGCACTCGCCCTCACCTACATCAACGCCGACACCGTCAAAACCCGCGAGTTCCACCGCGCCGACAGCATCGACCTCATCGTCACCGACGCCCCCTACGGCGTCCAGCACGGCAGCCGCGCAGGCCAGGCCCTGCAGCGCAGCCCACTGGACCTGCTCCGCGAAGCCGCCCCGATCTGGGCCCAGGTACTACGCCCCGGAGGCAGCCTCGGCATCGCGTGGAACACGAACGTCGCCTCCCGCGCCGACGCGCTCGAGGTACTGGCCGACGCAGGGCTCGACCCGATCGACCACGGCCCGTACCGATCACTGGCCCACCGCGTCGACCAGGCCATCCTCCGCGACATCGTGATCGCCCGCAGGCCATGA